The Kitasatospora albolonga nucleotide sequence TGACGTTCTCCGAGGGCCAGGAGGCGTCCCCGACCCAGCGGCCCGGCAGCGTCTCGTACACCGTGGCGGGCGGGTGCGAACCGCTGATCCAGGACCGCAGCAGCGGCTCCCGCATCACGCCCGTCTCCTTGCCCTTCAGATGCTGGTCCCACCAGCGCAGCGTCTCCTGGAGGAAGCCGATCGCGGGCCCCGGCGGCAGCCCCCGGTCGGGGTACTGGTGCGACCACGGGCCGATGATGCCGCGCACCTGCCCGGGGTCGAGGTGCTCGACGAGGCGCAGGACGGTGTCCCGGTACGGGTCGTGCCAGCCGCCCACCGCCAGCACGTTCGCCTTGATCGCCCCGTAGTCCTCGCAGACGCTGCCGTGCTTCCAGTAGTCGTCGCGGCTCTGGTGGGCCAGCCAGGTGTGGACGAGGGGCTCGATCGCCTCCAGCCGCTCCAGCCACATCTCCTTCCACGCCTCCCCGATCTGCGCGGGGTCCGGCGGGCGGGCGACGAAGGCGAGCATGGTGGCAGCCCAGGCGTGCATGTCGACGGCGAGGACCGAGCCGCCCATGTAGTGGACGTCGTTGTCGTACCGGTCGTCGGCCGAGCAGACGGTGACGATCGCCTTCAGCGGCTCGGGGGCGAGCGCGGCGATCTGGAGCGAGTTGAAGCCGCCCCAGGAGATCCCGAACATCCCGACCCGGCCCGAGCACCACTCCTGCTGGGCCAGCCAGTGGATGACGGCCACCCCGTCAGCCAGCTCCTGCGCGTCGTACTCGTCGCCCGGCAGCCCCTCGCTGTTGCCGTGGCCGCGTACGTCGACCCGTACGGAGGCGTAGCCGTGGCCCGCGTACCAGGGGTGGCGCTGCCAGTCGCGGGGGGCGGTCCAGTCGCCGAGCCGGTAGGGGAGGTACTCCAGGAGGGCGGGGACCGGTTCGTCGGTCAGCGGCCGCCAGATCCGGGCGTAGAGCCGGGTGGAGCCGGACAGCGGGATGTACACGTCCTCGCGGGTCGTCTCGTACGGGAACTCGGTCGTGATGTTCATGGGTCACCTCGGTGTACGACGACGGGGTGCGGGTGCGGAGAGGCGGTCAGTGGACGGGGTGCATCGTGCGCTTCAGCCAGGGCGCGGCAAGGATCATCGCCACCCCGGCCGCCACCGCGATGCCCCCGTTGACGCCGAAGTACGCGGGGTTGGAGACCTCGCCGTAGAGCTTCACGACCTGGGCCTGGATGCCGTTGGCCAGGGCGAGGGAGAGGAACCAGAGCGCCATCGTCTGGCTCGCGAACGCCTTCGGGGCGAGCTTGGTGGTGGCGGACATGCCGGAGGTCTCCAGGAGTACGTCCCCGAGGCCGAGGAGCAGGTACGAGCCGACGATCCACCAGGCCGCCATCCGGTAGACGTCGTCCGCGTGGCCGGAGGTCGGCAGGACCATCAGCAGGAAGGAGAGCCCGCCGAGGATCACCCCGAACGCGATCTTGTTGGAGGCGTGCGGCTGGCGGGTGCCCATCCGGGCCCAGGTCGCGGCCACCACGGGGGCGAGCGCGACCTCGAAGGCGCCGAGCGCGGAGGCGTACCAGCTGGCCGGGAAGGTGAAGCCGAGGATCTCGGTGCGGGCGTTGGTCGACGCGAGCAGCATCATCGTCGAGTACGCCTGGAAGAGGATGAAGTTGAAGACGACGGACCCGAGGAAGAGGACGACGTACGGGCGGAGCCTGCCGCGCTCCTCGGCGGTGACCCGGGGCGAGCGGAACATCACCACGAAGTAGACGACCGGCGCGATCACCGAGACGAGGGTCAGCACATCGACGAACCGGTCCATCGTCAGCCAGCCCGCCAGGGCCAGCGCGGTGGCCAGGACGGCGACCGCGACGGCCCCGCCGACGATCATCCGTACCGCGCGGCGCATCGCGGCGGGAGCGAGCGCGAACTCGGCGGCGTGCTTACGCCCGGCCAGGTGACGGCGGCCCGCCACGTACTGGATCAGGCCGAAGGTCATACCGATCGCGGCGGCCGAGAAGCCCCAGTGCCAGCTCACGTGGTCGCCGAGCCAGCCGGTGATCAGCGGTCCGGCGAAGGCGCCGATGTTGATGCCCATGTAGTAGAGGGCGAAGCCCGCGTCGCGCCGCTCGTCCTCGGTGCGGTAGAGCTTGCCGACCATGGAGGCCACGTTGGGCTTGAGCAGGCCCGTACCGGCGCTGATCAGGCCGAGCCCGACCCAGGTCATCGCGTCGGTGGGCACGGCCATGCAGTAGTGGCCGCAGGCGATGAGGATGCCGCCGTACAGCACGGCCCGGTAGGAGCCGAGGATGCGGTCTGCCAGCCAGCCGCCGCCCACGGAGACCAGGTAGACGAGCGTCCCGTACGCGGCCGACACGGAGGCGGCCGTTCCGGGGTTCATGCCCATGCCGCCGTTGGCCACGGTGTCGGCGAAGAACAGCACCAGGATCGCCTGCATGCCGAGGAAGGAGAACCGCTCCCAGACCTCCAGCCCGGACAGGGTCATCAGACCCCGTGGCTGGCCGAAGAAGGCGCGGTCGTCCTCGGGCGGTGGCTGGGCCGGTTCGGTGTCGGCGGTGCTGTGGGACAAAGCGGATGCTCCTGACCGTATGGGCTGATCCCGAACATACCGGCGGTGGCGGGAAGGCGCCCACGGTGATCCACAGGGGACCGGATACGCTGAAGTTGCCAGGAGAGATGCAAGAGAGACAGCGACACATCGACATCGGGTGTGGTCGTCAGCAGACAGGAGATGCCCCCGTGACCGTCGTCGGGCCGTTCGGACTGCACGTGCGGGACCAGGCTCTTGAGGCCGACGTCCAGACGGGCCTGGCCGCTGTCGAGGCGGGGCTGCTCGAAGCCACCAAGAGCGATGTGCCGTTCATCACGGACGCCGCCCAGCACCTGGTGCGGGCAGGCGGCAAGAGGTTCCGCCCGTTGCTGGTCATGCTCGCGTCACAGTTCGGTGATCCGGACGCGCCGGGCGTCGTCCCCGCGGCCGTCGTCGTCGAGCTGACCCACCTGGCCACGCTGTACCACGACGACGTGATGGACGAGGCCGACGTACGCCGGGGGGTGGCGAGCGCCAACACCCGCTGGGGCAACTCGGTGGCCGTGCTGACGGGCGACTTCCTGTTCGCCCGCGCCTCCCACATCCTGGCCGACCTCGGCCCCGAGGCCGTACGCATCCAGGCCGAGGCGTTCGAACGGCTCGTCACCGGCCAGATCCTGGAGACCGCGGGCCCGCGCGACGGCCGCGACCCGGTCGACCACTACCTGGACGTGCTCAGCGGCAAGACCGGCTCGCTGGTCGCCGTCTCCGGCCGGTTCGGCGCGCTGATGGCCGGGGCCGACGAGCGGACCGTGGACATCCTCACGCAGTACGGGGAGCGGCTCGGCATCGCCTTCCAGCTCGCCGACGACGTCCTCGACATCGCCTCCGACACCCACGAGTCCGGCAAGACCCCTGGCACCGACCTGCGCGAGGGCATCCCCACCCTCCCGGTGCTGCGGCTGCGCGCCCAGGCGGCGGCCGACGGCAAGCCCGACGACCTGGAGCTCGTCGAGCTGCTCGACGGCGACCTCGGCGACGACGCCCGCCTCGCCGAGGCGCTGCGCCGACTGCGCGCCCACCCCGCGCTGGAGCAGGCCCGCCAGGACACCGTCCGCTACGCCCAGGAGGCACGGGCCACGCTGGCGCCGCTGCCCGAGGGGTACGCGAAGTCCGCGCTGGAGGAGCTGTGCGACGCCGTGGTGCACCGCGCGGGCTGAGCACCTCCCGGGCTGAGCGCCCCCGCCTCCCCGGCCGTGCAAGGTCCCACCCCTCAAGGGTCCTACCCCTACTGGACGGTTGACCCTCCCCGCCCGGTTGTCATACCGCAGCAGTAGGCAGGTTGATCCCGGGGGCTGACGCTTCATCCCGCCCGATTTGGTCAGATGGATAAGAACCACTCCTGACCACATCGGGTGAGAAGGGCGGCAGGGAGTGGACGGGCAACCGTACGGAAGCCGCCGACCACGGAGGTAGGGCACACATGGCACCGAACGACAGCGCGGAGACCACCGGCGAGGCCACGGGCACCGTCGTGGGCCGCCGGAAGGCGGCGCGCTACATCGTCCCCGTCGCGGTCGCGGGAGTGGCGGCCGCGACCATCGGGCTCGTCCCGGCCCTCGCGAACAGCGGCGACCCGGACCTGCCGAAGATCAGCGCACAGGAACTCATCGAGAAGATCGCCGCTTCCGACGAGGAGCAGCTCTCCGGAACCTTCAAGATCAGCACGGACCTCGGTCTGCCCCTCGACGGCCTCGCGGGCTCGCTCCTCCAGGGCGCCGGTGAGGGCGGCGGCAAGGGCGCGGCGGCGCCGGAGGACAAGCTCATGGAGCTGACGTCCGGCACGCACACCCTGCGCGTGGCCGTCGACGGCCCGGAGAAGCAGCGACTCTCCGTCCTCGGCAAGGCGTCCGAGTACAACGTCATCCACAACCGGGGCGAGGTCTGGGCGTACGACTCCCAGTCCGACGAGGTCTACCACGCCAAGGCCCCCGAGGGCACGGACGCGGAGAAGGAGACCCCGCGGGGCCCCGAGGGCGCCCCCGCCCTGCCGAAGGACTTCGCCGAGCAGGCGCTCGCGGCAGTCGGCGACACCACCTCGGTCACCGTGGACGGCACCGCCCGGGTGGCGGGGCGGGACGCGTACCAGCTGCTGATCAAGCCCAAGCAGTCCGGTTCGACGATCGGTTCGGTGCGGATCGCGGTGGACGCGGAGAACGGCGTACCGCTGAAGTTCACGCTGGCCGCCGCGAGCGGCGGCAAGGCCGTGGTCGACGCGGGCTTCACCAAGGTCGACTTCTCCCGGCCCGCCGCCTCCCAGTTCGACTTCACCCCGCCCAAGGGCGCCAAGGTGACGGAGGCCGACGAGCCGGCGCCCGGCAAGGAGGGGCACGACGCACCGCGGAAGGCGCTCCCGGAGAAGTTCTCCGGGCAGCTCCCCGGGCTGGAGGGGCTTGAGGGCTCCGAGGGCGTCAACGTCATCGGCAAGGGCTGGACGTCCATCGCCGCCATCGAGATCCCCGGCGGCAAGGGCCTGCCCACGGCGGGCTCGGACGGCCTCCCGGCCGAGGCCCAGGGCTTCCTGGACGCGCTCGGCGACAAGGTCACCGGGAAGTTCGGCTCGGGCACGGTCTTCAAGACCCGCCTGGTCAACGCCCTGGTGACGGACGACGGCAAGGTATACGTGGGAGCGGTGACGAAGGACACGCTGGTACGGGCGGCCGACGGCGCCAAGTAGGGCTCCGCGTCACCTGTCCGCTCGCTCCTGCCCCGCCCCGCCGCGCATCTGTGCGGCGGGGCGGGGCAGGACTGCGTACAGTCCCACCTCTCCCAGTTCCCGCACTACTGGATGTCGTTCGCGGACGTCCTGCGTGAGCCGGTCCACTGGGACGAGCTCGTCAGGAACTTCCAGCTCCAGGGCCTGTACGCGGGGGTGTTCGGCTCGGCGGCCTGGGCGCGGTTCACCACGAAGGACATCACGACCTGAGCAAGTCCGCGGGGTCGTCCCATGGCCGGATCGGATCGGTGAGCAGCCGTCCGCGCCGTCGGCCGGGCGAGCCGTCCCCCGATCGGCTCGTCGCGGCACGAACGGCACGAACGGTGCGGAGGGTGGGAACGACACGACACGGTACGTTCCGTTTCCGCTTGGGTATTGTTCGGCCTAGGACGACTCGATGTCAATAAGGATTGGCCGAAACCCCCCTATGCTCACCGGATGATCACACCGCCCAGTAGCCTGCGCCGCAGCGAGAGAGCACGCCGCGCGACGCTGCAGGCCGCGCTCGACCTCTGTACGGAGAAGGGGTACGGGCGCGTGACGATAGAGGCCATCGCGGCCCGCGCCGGCGTCAGCAAGAAGACGATCTACCGCTGGTGGCCGTCAAAAGGAGCGGTGCTGCTGGAGGCGTTCACGGACGCGCTGGTGGACGCCACACCGTTCGTGGACACCGGTGACATCGCCGCCGACCTGCGCACCCATGTGGCGGGCGCGGTCGCACTGCTCTCCGTGCCGCCCTTCGGCCCGGCCTACGCGGGCATCCTCTCGGAGCTCCACCACGACGACGTCCTCGCGCGGGCCCTGAAGGACCAGCTGGTCGACCCGCGCGTCGAGGAGGCGGTGGCCCGGCTGCGCAGCGCCCAGGACCAGGGCCAGATCCCGCCGGGCGCGAACCTGCCGCTGGCCGTGGAGATGCTGTACGGCCCCGTCTACTACCGCCATGTCCTGCGCAAGCCGGTCCAGGACGAGGAGACGATCGCCACCCTCGTGGCGCATGTGCTGCGCGCGCTGGGGGCGTGAGCACGTGCTCGCCCCGGCGCTCCCCGGCACGCTCGGCTCCGCCGCCGGGGTCAGGTCCCCCGGCGGCCGGGGGCCAGGTGGCTCAGGAGGCGGGCGGCGGCCTGTTCTCCCGAGCGCAGCGCGCCGTAGGTGCTGGAGGGCCCGAAGTAGTCCCCCGCGAGCTGGAGGCGGGGGTCCGCGGCGCGCCGACGGGCGTTGAAGGCGCGCAGGTCCGCGTAGCCCCCGGGCGGGCGGACGACGAGTGCCGGGTCCTGGCGGCTGACGTGGCTGGTCAGGACGGTTTCGCGGAGGCCCGGGAAGACGGCGCCGGCAGCGGTGACGGCCTGCTCGGTGACGGTGGTGTCGTCGGCGTCCCACCAGAGGTCGGTGAACTCCTGACGGGGGTGGAGCGTGATAAGCCCCCGCCCGTCGTCGACCCGGCCGGGGATCTTGTTGTGGTGGAGTTCGACGCCCACCAGCGCGGGATGTGTCCGCCGGGCGAGGAAGAGCGCGAAGGCCCTTTCCGGCGGCGGGCGTTCGAGGCCGAGGGAGACGATCAGGGCCCGTGAGTAGGGGACAGAGGAGAGGTAGTCGCGGTCCGGGGCCGACAGGTCCGGCAGGATGCCCGGCACCTGCGGGGCGGGGACGGCGACGACCACGGCGTCGGCCCGCTCGGTGTGCTCCTCCCCGGCCCCGCCGCCTCCCTCCTTCCCGTCCCGCCAGGTGACGGAGAGGCCGTCGGCGTCCCGGCGGACGGAGGTGACCGGGCTGTTCAGCTCCACGGGAAGACGGTCGGCCAGGGTGCGGGTCAACAGCCCCACACCCTGAGGGCTGTTGAAATGCGGGACGAGAAG carries:
- a CDS encoding peptidase S15; its protein translation is MNITTEFPYETTREDVYIPLSGSTRLYARIWRPLTDEPVPALLEYLPYRLGDWTAPRDWQRHPWYAGHGYASVRVDVRGHGNSEGLPGDEYDAQELADGVAVIHWLAQQEWCSGRVGMFGISWGGFNSLQIAALAPEPLKAIVTVCSADDRYDNDVHYMGGSVLAVDMHAWAATMLAFVARPPDPAQIGEAWKEMWLERLEAIEPLVHTWLAHQSRDDYWKHGSVCEDYGAIKANVLAVGGWHDPYRDTVLRLVEHLDPGQVRGIIGPWSHQYPDRGLPPGPAIGFLQETLRWWDQHLKGKETGVMREPLLRSWISGSHPPATVYETLPGRWVGDASWPSENVTPVAYALQGGERIVASPQQTGLDAGRFFPFGNEADLPPDQRDEDAKSVSFEFPVAEAPIEILGRPRVKLRLRMDVPRGQVIARLCDVAPDGASTLVTRGVLNLAARHGRDRTDDWPPGETEDVVFDLNGIGHTFPPGHRIRIAVSSAYWPWIWPQAGSAGFTLDADGSFVELPVRRHTEDPAITFGEPEQSEPLGVVYPVTLEEPRPERLVVRDVAKGEWRLEVDPRYGGTRVYPDGLEFTEDALETYTIQQDDPLSARTRSDWRIRLHRPEMAWDVEIETRSEIAADEHDFITSDEVICKDGGEIVFHRTWEKRIPRTAG
- a CDS encoding geranylgeranyl pyrophosphate synthase; the protein is MTVVGPFGLHVRDQALEADVQTGLAAVEAGLLEATKSDVPFITDAAQHLVRAGGKRFRPLLVMLASQFGDPDAPGVVPAAVVVELTHLATLYHDDVMDEADVRRGVASANTRWGNSVAVLTGDFLFARASHILADLGPEAVRIQAEAFERLVTGQILETAGPRDGRDPVDHYLDVLSGKTGSLVAVSGRFGALMAGADERTVDILTQYGERLGIAFQLADDVLDIASDTHESGKTPGTDLREGIPTLPVLRLRAQAAADGKPDDLELVELLDGDLGDDARLAEALRRLRAHPALEQARQDTVRYAQEARATLAPLPEGYAKSALEELCDAVVHRAG
- a CDS encoding TetR family transcriptional regulator, which gives rise to MITPPSSLRRSERARRATLQAALDLCTEKGYGRVTIEAIAARAGVSKKTIYRWWPSKGAVLLEAFTDALVDATPFVDTGDIAADLRTHVAGAVALLSVPPFGPAYAGILSELHHDDVLARALKDQLVDPRVEEAVARLRSAQDQGQIPPGANLPLAVEMLYGPVYYRHVLRKPVQDEETIATLVAHVLRALGA
- a CDS encoding MFS transporter, which encodes MSHSTADTEPAQPPPEDDRAFFGQPRGLMTLSGLEVWERFSFLGMQAILVLFFADTVANGGMGMNPGTAASVSAAYGTLVYLVSVGGGWLADRILGSYRAVLYGGILIACGHYCMAVPTDAMTWVGLGLISAGTGLLKPNVASMVGKLYRTEDERRDAGFALYYMGINIGAFAGPLITGWLGDHVSWHWGFSAAAIGMTFGLIQYVAGRRHLAGRKHAAEFALAPAAMRRAVRMIVGGAVAVAVLATALALAGWLTMDRFVDVLTLVSVIAPVVYFVVMFRSPRVTAEERGRLRPYVVLFLGSVVFNFILFQAYSTMMLLASTNARTEILGFTFPASWYASALGAFEVALAPVVAATWARMGTRQPHASNKIAFGVILGGLSFLLMVLPTSGHADDVYRMAAWWIVGSYLLLGLGDVLLETSGMSATTKLAPKAFASQTMALWFLSLALANGIQAQVVKLYGEVSNPAYFGVNGGIAVAAGVAMILAAPWLKRTMHPVH
- a CDS encoding DUF2092 domain-containing protein is translated as MAPNDSAETTGEATGTVVGRRKAARYIVPVAVAGVAAATIGLVPALANSGDPDLPKISAQELIEKIAASDEEQLSGTFKISTDLGLPLDGLAGSLLQGAGEGGGKGAAAPEDKLMELTSGTHTLRVAVDGPEKQRLSVLGKASEYNVIHNRGEVWAYDSQSDEVYHAKAPEGTDAEKETPRGPEGAPALPKDFAEQALAAVGDTTSVTVDGTARVAGRDAYQLLIKPKQSGSTIGSVRIAVDAENGVPLKFTLAAASGGKAVVDAGFTKVDFSRPAASQFDFTPPKGAKVTEADEPAPGKEGHDAPRKALPEKFSGQLPGLEGLEGSEGVNVIGKGWTSIAAIEIPGGKGLPTAGSDGLPAEAQGFLDALGDKVTGKFGSGTVFKTRLVNALVTDDGKVYVGAVTKDTLVRAADGAK